A single genomic interval of uncultured Desulfobulbus sp. harbors:
- a CDS encoding DDE-type integrase/transposase/recombinase — protein MFQYQQILFHMRSGESDRDLARAGVVGRRKAGEIRKQATAQGWLDPARPLPSEAELAEAFSQRSQQAGNGSSVAPYRAKIQAWVAEGIDGTTIHRALVRNHGFAGSYSAVRRFLHSLPNDQAKATVILDFAPGEAAQVDFGSGPKLIDLHTGEIRSSWFFIMTLCYSRHQYAEIVFNQKVATWLSCHRRAFEWFGGVPEN, from the coding sequence ATGTTTCAGTATCAACAGATTCTATTCCACATGCGGTCCGGCGAATCAGACCGCGATCTTGCACGAGCGGGTGTCGTCGGGAGACGTAAAGCCGGTGAAATCCGCAAACAGGCCACTGCGCAGGGCTGGCTTGATCCAGCCCGTCCTTTGCCCAGCGAGGCGGAGCTTGCCGAGGCCTTTTCCCAACGGTCACAACAGGCAGGCAACGGCTCTTCGGTAGCTCCCTACCGGGCGAAAATCCAAGCCTGGGTTGCCGAAGGGATCGACGGCACCACCATTCATCGCGCCTTGGTTCGCAACCACGGCTTCGCCGGCAGTTACTCAGCGGTACGGCGATTTTTACACTCTCTGCCCAACGATCAGGCCAAAGCCACGGTTATTCTTGACTTTGCGCCGGGTGAAGCTGCCCAGGTCGATTTTGGTTCTGGCCCCAAATTGATTGATCTCCACACCGGTGAGATCCGATCTTCCTGGTTTTTCATCATGACGCTGTGTTACTCCCGGCACCAGTATGCCGAGATCGTCTTTAATCAGAAGGTCGCCACATGGCTGTCCTGTCACCGGCGGGCCTTTGAGTGGTTCGGCGGGGTGCCGGAAAACTGA